The sequence CGGCCACGGCCGTCACCTTCGGCGTGCTGACGTGCGATACCGTGGAGCAGGCCATCGACCGGGCGGGCGTGAAGGCGGGCAACAAGGGCGCCGAGGCCACGCTGGCCTGCATCGAGATGGTCAATCTGTACGCGAAGATGGCGGCGACTGAAGGAAGGAAGGCCTAGCCATGGGCGCGCGGAGAACGGGACGCGAGCGGGCGCTGCAGGCGCTCTACCAGTTGGAGATGGCCCCCGCGACGGTGGCCGAGGCGCTGGAGTCCGCCTGGGTCGCCTCCGAGGAAGCCAAGCGCGACCCAGACGCGGTGAAGTTCGCCCGCGAGCTGGTGGAGGGCGTGCAGGGCCACCGCGACGAAATCGACCAGTTGATTGAGCGGCACAGCCACAACTGGCGCCTGGACCGCATGTCCCGCATCGACCGCAACGTGCTGCGCCTGGGCATCTTCGAGCTGAAGTACCGCCCGGACATCCCTCGCAAGGTCACCATCAACGAGGCGGTGGAGCTGGGGAAGAACTTCGGCACGGAGGAGTCCAGCGCCTTCGTCAACGGCCTGCTGGACCGCGTGGCCGTGGCGCTGAACAAGCCGTAGTCGCAAGCCGAGTCGTAGACGAGGGACGCCCGCGTGAGCCAGACGACGACGCACGACATCGGGTTGGAGGGGTTGGACTCGCTCGGCGGGGTGGACGCACTGTGCCTCTTCGTGGCCGAGGATGACCGGCCCCTGCCGACCTCCGCCGGCTACGTGGACTGGCGCCTGTGCGGCACCCTGTCCCGGGTGCTGAAGAACGGCTTCTTCACCGGCGCCAAGGACGACTGGCTCCTCTTGCCCTCGGACGGGAAGCTGCCCGTGCCGCGCATCTTCGTGGTGGGGTTGGGCTCGCGGCAGAAGCTGGACGCGGGCGCGCTGAGCGAGGCCCTGGCCAACGCGGGGAAGGTGCTGAGCCGGGCGAAGGTGGACTCGGTGGCGCTGGAAGTGCCCTTCGGAGGACGCGCCGAGGACGCCGCGAGGGCGGACGCCTATCAGAAGGGCTTCCTCCCGGCGTTCAAGGGTGGACGGGTGGCGCTCCTGGTGGACAAGGGGCTCGTCCGGCTCCTACCAGGACGCAAGGGTTGACGCGCAGCGGCCGGCCGGGCGTTCTGTTAGCATTGTCCGCCCGGGGCGAG comes from Pyxidicoccus parkwaysis and encodes:
- the nusB gene encoding transcription antitermination factor NusB encodes the protein MGARRTGRERALQALYQLEMAPATVAEALESAWVASEEAKRDPDAVKFARELVEGVQGHRDEIDQLIERHSHNWRLDRMSRIDRNVLRLGIFELKYRPDIPRKVTINEAVELGKNFGTEESSAFVNGLLDRVAVALNKP
- a CDS encoding M17 family peptidase N-terminal domain-containing protein — encoded protein: MSQTTTHDIGLEGLDSLGGVDALCLFVAEDDRPLPTSAGYVDWRLCGTLSRVLKNGFFTGAKDDWLLLPSDGKLPVPRIFVVGLGSRQKLDAGALSEALANAGKVLSRAKVDSVALEVPFGGRAEDAARADAYQKGFLPAFKGGRVALLVDKGLVRLLPGRKG